A single genomic interval of Agromyces cerinus harbors:
- a CDS encoding F0F1 ATP synthase subunit epsilon, protein MASLNVSVVSADQQVWSGEATMVVARTVEGEIGILPGHEPMLAILAGGEVRVTLPGGEKITANADDGFLSVQANAVQVVASRAELV, encoded by the coding sequence ATGGCCAGCCTCAACGTGAGTGTCGTCTCGGCCGACCAGCAGGTCTGGTCGGGCGAGGCGACCATGGTGGTGGCGCGCACCGTCGAAGGCGAGATCGGCATTCTGCCGGGTCACGAGCCGATGCTCGCGATCCTCGCCGGCGGCGAGGTGCGGGTCACCCTGCCCGGCGGTGAGAAGATCACCGCCAACGCCGACGATGGATTCCTGTCGGTGCAGGCGAATGCGGTGCAGGTCGTCGCGTCCCGCGCCGAACTCGTCTGA
- a CDS encoding F0F1 ATP synthase subunit gamma: MGAQLRVYRQKIKSAQTTKKITRAMELISASRIQKAQARVAASEPYSTAITRAVSAVASYSNVAHVLTTEPERIDRAAIVIFTSDRGLAGAFNSQVLREAEELTELLKSQGKSVEYFLVGRKSVGYFNFRHRAFERSWIGGTDNPDFDTAKEIADAVLEAFLRDAGDGGVDEIHIVYNRFVSRITQVPVVTRLLPLEVVESDEAPEASSTKHEVFPLYEFEPDAETVLDGLLPVYIESRIYNAMLQSSAAKHAATQKAMKSASDNADKLITDYTRLANNARQSEITQQISEIVGGADALSSAK, encoded by the coding sequence ATGGGAGCGCAGCTTCGGGTCTACCGGCAGAAGATCAAATCTGCCCAGACGACCAAGAAGATCACGCGGGCGATGGAGCTCATCTCCGCCTCGCGGATCCAGAAGGCTCAGGCGCGCGTTGCGGCGTCGGAGCCGTATTCGACCGCCATCACTCGGGCAGTCTCGGCCGTTGCGAGCTACTCGAACGTGGCTCACGTGCTGACGACCGAGCCGGAGCGCATCGATCGCGCCGCGATCGTGATCTTCACGTCGGACCGCGGCCTCGCCGGCGCCTTCAACTCGCAGGTGCTGCGCGAAGCAGAGGAGCTCACCGAGCTCCTGAAGAGCCAGGGCAAGTCGGTCGAGTACTTCCTCGTCGGTCGCAAGTCCGTCGGGTACTTCAACTTCCGGCACCGCGCCTTCGAGCGCAGCTGGATCGGCGGCACCGACAACCCCGACTTCGACACGGCGAAGGAGATCGCCGACGCGGTGCTCGAGGCGTTCCTCCGGGACGCGGGCGACGGCGGCGTCGATGAGATCCACATCGTCTACAACCGCTTCGTGAGCCGCATCACGCAGGTTCCGGTGGTCACCCGCCTGCTCCCGCTCGAGGTCGTCGAGAGCGATGAGGCCCCCGAGGCCTCCTCGACGAAGCACGAGGTCTTCCCGCTCTACGAGTTCGAGCCCGACGCGGAGACCGTCCTCGACGGACTCCTGCCGGTCTACATCGAGAGCCGCATCTACAACGCGATGCTGCAGTCGTCGGCGGCCAAGCACGCCGCGACGCAGAAGGCGATGAAGTCGGCCAGCGACAACGCCGACAAGCTCATCACCGACTACACGCGTCTGGCGAACAATGCGCGCCAGTCCGAGATCACCCAGCAGATTTCCGAGATCGTGGGCGGCGCTGACGCGCTGTCGTCCGCCAAGTAG
- the atpE gene encoding ATP synthase F0 subunit C: protein MDATTVLAEINGNIATVGYGLAAIGPAIGVGIVVGKTIEGVARQPELAGRLQVLMWIGIAFTEALAFIGIATYFIFV from the coding sequence GTGGACGCAACCACCGTTCTCGCTGAGATCAACGGCAACATCGCGACGGTCGGCTACGGCCTCGCCGCCATCGGCCCGGCCATCGGCGTCGGCATCGTCGTCGGCAAGACGATCGAGGGCGTCGCCCGCCAGCCCGAGCTGGCCGGCCGCCTCCAGGTCCTGATGTGGATCGGTATCGCCTTCACCGAGGCGCTCGCCTTCATCGGCATCGCCACCTACTTCATCTTCGTCTGA
- a CDS encoding F0F1 ATP synthase subunit delta, translating to MGSATREALAGSKAALAELGRADLPVAEALLAAGRVIGESAHLRTALIDTEADVAQKRALVEAVFGARIPAEAASLLVSAASRRWSSGDDFLAGIEEIGIRVAADSASDDVDLDAELLAFERAVASDAELELALGSKLGETVAKTQIVDRLLEGKASPQTVVIVRHLVQQPRGRRIGELLRHGASVVADQRGFDIATVTSAVPLTAAQLGRLEQGLAVQAGRRVRFDTIVDPAVLGGIRVQIGDDVIDGSVASRLSSLRQKLAG from the coding sequence ATGGGTAGCGCTACGAGAGAGGCCCTGGCCGGCTCGAAGGCCGCGCTCGCGGAGCTCGGCCGAGCCGACCTTCCGGTTGCCGAGGCCCTCCTCGCCGCAGGCCGAGTCATCGGCGAGTCCGCGCACCTGCGCACGGCTCTCATCGACACCGAGGCCGACGTCGCGCAGAAGCGCGCGCTCGTCGAGGCCGTGTTCGGCGCCCGCATCCCGGCCGAGGCCGCCTCGCTCCTCGTGAGCGCGGCTTCGCGCCGGTGGTCGTCGGGCGACGACTTCCTCGCCGGCATCGAAGAGATCGGCATCCGCGTCGCCGCGGACTCCGCTTCCGACGACGTCGACCTCGACGCCGAGCTGCTCGCGTTCGAGCGGGCGGTCGCGAGCGACGCCGAGCTCGAGCTCGCGCTCGGGTCGAAGCTCGGCGAGACCGTCGCCAAGACGCAGATCGTCGACCGGCTCCTCGAAGGCAAGGCATCGCCGCAGACCGTCGTCATCGTTCGGCACCTCGTGCAGCAGCCTCGCGGCCGCCGCATCGGCGAGCTGCTCCGCCACGGGGCATCCGTCGTCGCAGACCAGCGCGGATTCGACATCGCGACGGTCACGAGCGCCGTTCCGCTCACCGCCGCCCAGCTGGGCCGGCTCGAGCAGGGCCTCGCGGTCCAGGCGGGCCGCCGTGTCCGCTTCGACACCATCGTCGATCCTGCCGTGCTCGGCGGGATCCGCGTGCAGATCGGCGACGACGTCATCGACGGCAGCGTCGCCTCGCGCCTCAGTTCGCTGCGGCAGAAGCTTGCCGGCTGA
- the atpB gene encoding F0F1 ATP synthase subunit A, which translates to MSTDDGGFHGPSIDEFFPGPLLFEDTPFEINRIILVRYVAVIALLLVFWLGTRRMSIVPGRFQSLVEMGLDMVRVNIADDLLGKKDGKRFLPILTTMFFMILFMNLTGVIPFLNIAGTSVIGVPLVLAIVAYVTFIYAGVKKSPKNFFKNSLFPSGVPWPVYIIVTPIEFISTFIIRPITLTLRLMMNMIVGHLLLVLFFAATQFFVVQMSGWWTLLGVGTLAFGLAFTLFEVLVAVLQAYVFALLTAVYIQLAVAEEH; encoded by the coding sequence ATGTCAACCGACGATGGTGGCTTCCACGGGCCGTCGATCGACGAATTCTTCCCCGGGCCGCTGCTCTTCGAAGACACCCCCTTCGAGATCAACCGCATCATCCTCGTCCGCTACGTCGCGGTCATCGCGCTGCTGCTCGTGTTCTGGCTCGGCACCCGTCGCATGAGCATCGTGCCCGGGCGCTTCCAGAGCCTCGTCGAGATGGGTCTCGACATGGTGCGCGTCAACATCGCCGACGACCTGCTCGGCAAGAAGGACGGCAAGCGGTTCCTGCCGATCCTCACGACCATGTTCTTCATGATCCTGTTCATGAACCTGACAGGTGTCATCCCGTTCCTGAACATCGCCGGCACCTCCGTCATCGGCGTGCCGCTCGTGCTCGCGATCGTCGCGTACGTCACCTTCATCTACGCGGGTGTCAAGAAGAGCCCCAAGAACTTCTTCAAGAACTCGCTCTTCCCCTCGGGTGTGCCGTGGCCGGTGTACATCATCGTCACGCCGATCGAGTTCATCTCGACGTTCATCATCCGTCCGATCACCCTCACGCTCCGACTCATGATGAACATGATCGTCGGCCACCTCCTGCTGGTGCTCTTCTTCGCGGCGACGCAGTTCTTCGTCGTGCAGATGAGCGGCTGGTGGACCCTGCTCGGTGTCGGAACGCTGGCCTTCGGCCTCGCGTTCACGCTGTTCGAGGTCCTCGTCGCCGTCCTGCAGGCGTACGTCTTCGCACTTCTCACCGCGGTCTACATCCAGCTCGCGGTCGCAGAAGAGCACTGA
- a CDS encoding MraY family glycosyltransferase produces MTLFLAIALLTALVTFGGSIIVWKLSLKYKLYPKIRERDVHTRPTPRLGGVAMFVGILIAFGAAAFVSTLGSSRFSNIAIVFQNPGQILAILGAALLIVIVGVADDIWDLDWTTKLAAQFLAAGLITWQGVSIVSLPIAGITVGSSWMFAIITVFVIVLVMNAVNFIDGLDGLVAGVALIANGVFFLYSYLLVQQTSPTNYFNLASLVAIILVGACAGFLPLNWHPAKLFMGDAGALLIGLLMATSAVAVTGQLNPTGVGLNQFVAAFIPILLPFAVLVIPLLDFGLAVMRRLRAGKSPFSADRKHLHHRLLDMGHSHLHAVLILYGWTAVASIGCLLTYVFPVYFKISSLWALLALFIGFVICAVITLAPLGRRKRLTVAAEAVAVDEIPEAEVAGLDELAGVEASLRQAQDGAAAADGGRPASAQDGSVESGDPETGAR; encoded by the coding sequence ATGACCCTCTTCCTGGCCATCGCCCTGCTGACGGCGCTCGTCACCTTCGGCGGATCGATCATCGTCTGGAAGCTGAGCCTGAAGTACAAGCTCTACCCGAAGATCCGCGAGCGCGACGTGCACACGCGGCCGACGCCGCGCCTCGGCGGCGTCGCGATGTTCGTCGGCATCCTCATCGCATTCGGCGCCGCGGCGTTCGTCTCCACGCTCGGCTCCTCACGGTTCTCGAACATCGCGATCGTCTTCCAGAACCCGGGCCAGATCCTCGCGATCCTCGGCGCCGCGCTCCTCATCGTCATCGTCGGCGTCGCCGACGACATCTGGGACCTCGACTGGACGACGAAGCTCGCCGCCCAGTTCCTCGCCGCCGGGCTCATCACCTGGCAGGGCGTCTCGATCGTGTCGCTGCCGATCGCCGGCATCACGGTCGGCTCGTCGTGGATGTTCGCGATCATCACCGTCTTCGTCATCGTGCTCGTGATGAACGCCGTGAACTTCATCGACGGGCTCGACGGGCTCGTCGCCGGCGTCGCCCTCATCGCGAACGGCGTGTTCTTCCTGTACTCGTACCTGCTCGTGCAGCAGACGTCGCCGACGAACTACTTCAACCTCGCCTCGCTCGTGGCCATCATCCTGGTCGGCGCGTGCGCCGGGTTCCTGCCGCTCAACTGGCACCCCGCGAAGCTCTTCATGGGCGATGCCGGCGCCCTGCTCATCGGGCTCCTCATGGCGACCTCCGCCGTCGCGGTCACCGGCCAGCTGAACCCGACGGGCGTCGGTCTCAACCAGTTCGTGGCGGCGTTCATCCCGATCCTGCTGCCGTTCGCGGTGCTCGTGATCCCGCTGCTCGACTTCGGGCTCGCGGTCATGCGGCGCCTGCGCGCCGGCAAGTCGCCGTTCTCGGCCGACCGCAAGCACCTCCACCACCGCTTGCTCGACATGGGGCACTCGCACCTCCACGCGGTGCTGATCCTCTACGGCTGGACCGCGGTCGCATCGATCGGATGCCTCCTCACCTACGTCTTCCCGGTCTACTTCAAGATCTCCTCCCTCTGGGCGCTCCTCGCGCTGTTCATCGGCTTCGTCATCTGCGCCGTGATCACGCTCGCCCCGCTCGGCCGCCGCAAGCGCCTCACCGTCGCCGCCGAGGCGGTGGCGGTCGACGAGATCCCCGAAGCGGAAGTCGCAGGGCTCGACGAGCTCGCGGGCGTCGAGGCATCCCTTCGACAGGCTCAGGACGGCGCCGCTGCAGCCGACGGGGGCCGCCCGGCGTCCGCTCAGGACGGCTCGGTAGAATCCGGCGACCCCGAAACTGGAGCACGATGA
- a CDS encoding F0F1 ATP synthase subunit B, with translation MLQAVLSAATEGGETHSPVIPEWYDIIWSSVCFVIILIFFWKYVLPRVQKLLDERGEAIEGNIAKADEAQRKAEAALEEYTAQLADARTEAGRIRETARDDGKKIVAEAKDAATVEAARVTASAQAQIEAERQTALVTLRSEVGTLAIDLASGVIGESLSDDAKATAVVDRFLAELEASEATAGGKK, from the coding sequence GTGCTTCAAGCAGTACTGAGCGCTGCAACCGAGGGTGGCGAGACCCACAGCCCGGTGATTCCGGAGTGGTACGACATCATCTGGTCGTCGGTCTGCTTCGTCATCATCCTCATCTTCTTCTGGAAGTACGTGCTGCCGCGCGTGCAGAAGCTGCTCGATGAGCGGGGCGAGGCGATCGAGGGCAACATCGCGAAGGCCGACGAGGCGCAGCGCAAGGCCGAGGCGGCTCTCGAGGAGTACACCGCCCAGCTCGCCGACGCGCGCACCGAAGCCGGTCGCATCCGCGAGACGGCTCGCGATGACGGCAAGAAGATCGTCGCCGAGGCGAAGGACGCCGCCACCGTCGAGGCTGCTCGCGTCACCGCGAGCGCACAGGCGCAGATCGAGGCGGAGCGCCAGACGGCACTCGTCACGCTCCGCTCCGAGGTGGGCACGCTGGCCATCGACCTCGCTTCCGGGGTCATCGGCGAGTCGCTCTCCGACGACGCGAAGGCGACTGCGGTCGTCGACCGCTTCCTCGCCGAACTGGAGGCCTCCGAGGCCACCGCCGGAGGGAAGAAGTAG
- a CDS encoding YaaA family protein — protein MRLLLPPSETKRDGGVDVALDLRALSFGSLTPVRAETTAAVVALAHDPAEMMRALKLGPRQAHEVERNRHLLDSHTMPVLDRYTGVLFDALDAPTLDAGARAYAAEHVVVHSALFGLLGAMDVIPAYRLSHDSRLPGVRMKALWREPITAALEAAGGLLLDLRSEAYVELGPVPAHTEAAFVRVVSVDGAGRKRALNHFNKRAKGLFTRAVLTAQPQLASIEELIDWAHEAGFSLSLSSERVGAGVRELELVA, from the coding sequence GTGCGGCTGCTGCTTCCGCCGTCCGAGACCAAGCGCGACGGCGGCGTCGACGTCGCGCTCGATCTGCGCGCGCTCTCGTTCGGCTCGCTCACCCCGGTTCGGGCTGAGACGACCGCAGCCGTTGTCGCGCTCGCGCACGACCCCGCCGAGATGATGCGGGCGTTGAAGCTCGGACCTCGGCAGGCGCACGAGGTCGAGCGGAACCGGCACCTGCTCGACTCGCACACGATGCCCGTGCTCGACCGGTACACGGGCGTGCTCTTCGATGCGCTGGACGCCCCGACACTCGATGCCGGTGCTCGCGCCTACGCCGCGGAGCACGTGGTCGTGCACTCAGCACTGTTCGGTCTGCTCGGGGCGATGGACGTGATTCCGGCGTACCGGCTCTCGCACGATTCGCGCCTGCCGGGCGTGCGGATGAAGGCGCTGTGGCGGGAACCGATCACGGCGGCACTCGAGGCGGCCGGCGGTCTGCTGCTCGACCTCCGCTCCGAGGCGTACGTCGAACTCGGACCCGTTCCCGCGCACACCGAAGCGGCGTTCGTGCGGGTCGTCTCCGTCGACGGTGCCGGCCGGAAGCGCGCGCTGAACCACTTCAACAAGCGCGCGAAGGGGCTCTTCACCCGCGCCGTGCTGACCGCGCAGCCGCAGCTCGCCTCGATCGAGGAGCTGATCGACTGGGCGCACGAGGCCGGCTTCTCGCTCTCGCTCAGCTCGGAGCGAGTCGGCGCGGGCGTTCGCGAACTCGAACTCGTCGCCTGA
- the atpD gene encoding F0F1 ATP synthase subunit beta, whose protein sequence is MTDTATAPAAAAPVAGAVGRVARVTGPVVDIEFPHDSIPPIYNALKTEITIDGNTTVLTLEVAQHLGDDLVRAIALNPTDGLVRGQEVSDTGASISVPVGDVTKGKVFNVIGEVLNAEPGEQIEITERWPIHRKAPAFDQLESKTSMFETGIKVIDLLTPYVQGGKIGLFGGAGVGKTVLIQEMIQRVAQDHGGVSVFAGVGERTREGNDLIHEMEEAGVFDKTALVFGQMDEPPGTRLRVALSALTMAEYFRDVQKQDVLLFIDNIFRFTQAGSEVSTLLGRMPSAVGYQPNLADEMGVLQERITSTRGHSITSLQAIYVPADDYTDPAPATTFAHLDATTELSRAIASKGLYPAVDPLTSTSRILDPRYLGEDHYRVATTVKQILQKNKELQEIIAILGVDELSEEDKITVSRARRIEQFLSQNTYMAKKFTGVEGSTVPLKDTIESFDAIAKGEFDHVAEQAFFNVGGISDVEEKWAQIQKENG, encoded by the coding sequence ATGACTGACACCGCTACCGCCCCGGCCGCGGCCGCGCCTGTGGCCGGCGCCGTCGGCCGCGTCGCCCGGGTCACCGGCCCCGTCGTCGACATCGAGTTCCCGCACGACTCGATCCCCCCGATCTACAACGCGCTGAAGACCGAGATCACGATCGACGGCAACACCACGGTGCTGACCCTCGAGGTCGCACAGCACCTCGGTGACGACCTGGTCCGCGCGATCGCCTTGAACCCGACCGATGGCCTCGTCCGCGGCCAGGAGGTCTCCGACACCGGCGCATCGATCTCGGTGCCCGTCGGCGACGTCACCAAGGGCAAGGTCTTCAACGTCATCGGCGAGGTGCTGAACGCAGAGCCCGGCGAGCAGATCGAGATCACCGAGCGCTGGCCGATCCACCGCAAGGCTCCGGCCTTCGACCAGCTCGAGTCGAAGACCTCGATGTTCGAGACCGGCATCAAGGTCATCGACCTCCTCACGCCGTACGTGCAGGGTGGAAAGATCGGCCTCTTCGGTGGTGCAGGTGTCGGCAAGACCGTCCTCATCCAGGAGATGATCCAGCGCGTCGCGCAGGACCACGGTGGTGTGTCGGTGTTCGCCGGTGTCGGCGAGCGCACCCGTGAGGGCAACGACCTCATCCACGAGATGGAGGAGGCGGGCGTCTTCGACAAGACCGCCCTCGTCTTCGGCCAGATGGACGAGCCGCCGGGAACGCGTCTTCGCGTGGCGCTGTCGGCCCTGACCATGGCGGAGTACTTCCGCGATGTGCAGAAGCAGGACGTGCTGCTCTTCATCGACAACATCTTCCGCTTCACGCAGGCCGGTTCCGAGGTCTCGACGCTCCTCGGCCGCATGCCGTCGGCCGTGGGCTACCAGCCGAACCTCGCCGACGAGATGGGCGTTCTGCAGGAGCGCATCACCTCGACGCGTGGACACTCGATCACCTCGCTGCAGGCGATCTACGTCCCCGCCGACGACTACACCGACCCGGCCCCGGCCACGACGTTCGCGCACCTCGACGCCACGACCGAGCTCTCCCGCGCAATCGCGTCGAAGGGCCTCTACCCGGCCGTCGACCCGCTGACCTCGACGTCGCGCATCCTCGACCCCCGTTACCTGGGCGAGGACCACTACCGCGTCGCCACCACGGTCAAGCAGATCCTCCAGAAGAACAAGGAACTGCAGGAGATCATCGCCATCCTCGGTGTCGACGAGCTCTCCGAGGAAGACAAGATCACGGTGTCGCGCGCGCGCCGTATCGAGCAGTTCCTCTCGCAGAACACCTACATGGCGAAGAAGTTCACCGGTGTCGAGGGTTCGACCGTTCCGCTCAAGGACACGATCGAGTCCTTCGACGCGATCGCCAAGGGCGAGTTCGACCACGTGGCCGAGCAGGCCTTCTTCAACGTCGGTGGCATCTCCGACGTCGAAGAGAAGTGGGCTCAGATCCAGAAGGAGAACGGCTGA
- a CDS encoding methylated-DNA--[protein]-cysteine S-methyltransferase — protein MTNVYLIRLDSPIGRLELVADDEAVTSLSIESGGVLPHDDTPERPNDVLRAAREQLDEYFAGQRLDFDVPVRLTGTPFQQAVWAELERLRWGEATSYGALAAAVGKPGSARAIGGAVGANPVPIIVGCHRVLASDGRITGYSGGEGVPTKLWLLGHEQIGFAA, from the coding sequence ATGACGAACGTGTATCTCATCCGCCTCGACAGCCCGATCGGGCGTCTCGAACTCGTCGCCGACGACGAGGCCGTCACGAGCCTCTCCATCGAGAGCGGCGGCGTGCTTCCCCACGACGACACGCCCGAACGCCCCAACGATGTGCTCCGCGCGGCTCGCGAACAGCTCGACGAGTACTTCGCGGGGCAGCGCCTCGACTTCGACGTTCCGGTGCGACTCACCGGCACCCCCTTCCAGCAGGCCGTCTGGGCCGAGCTCGAGCGACTGCGCTGGGGTGAGGCCACCTCGTACGGCGCACTCGCGGCCGCAGTCGGCAAGCCGGGGTCCGCCAGGGCCATCGGCGGCGCGGTCGGCGCGAACCCCGTGCCGATCATCGTGGGCTGCCACCGCGTGCTCGCGAGCGACGGGCGCATCACCGGGTACTCCGGCGGCGAGGGCGTTCCCACCAAACTCTGGCTGCTCGGCCACGAGCAGATCGGCTTCGCCGCGTGA
- the atpA gene encoding F0F1 ATP synthase subunit alpha, with translation MAELTISPDEIRSALSEFVSSYEPGQAEKTEVGYVTDAGDGIAHVEGLPSVMANELIRFADGTLGLAQNLDEDEIGVVVLGEFTGIEEGMEVTRTGEVLSVPVGEGYLGRVVDPLGHPIDGLGEITGLEGRRALELQAPGVMQRKSVHEPLQTGIKAIDAMIPVGRGQRQLIIGDRQTGKTAIAIDTIINQKANWETGDPSKQVRCIYVAVGQKGSTIASVKGALEDAGAMEYTTIVAAPASDPAGFKYLAPYTGSAIGQHWMYDSKHVLIIFDDLSKQAEAYRAVSLLLRRPPGREAYPGDVFYLHSRLLERCAKLSDELGAGSMTGLPIIETKANDVSAYIPTNVISITDGQIFLQSDLFNSNQRPAVDVGISVSRVGGDAQVKSIKKVSGTLKLELAQYRSLEAFAMFASDLDAASRRQLARGARLTELLKQPQYSPMSVEKQVVSIWAGTNGKLDEVPVEDILRFESELHDFLARNTEVLNSLRETNVLSDETAAELATAVDTFKLEFQTGEGKPLASVGSEQFEAIAAEEVVQEKIVKGRR, from the coding sequence ATGGCAGAACTCACCATCAGCCCCGACGAGATCCGTTCGGCTCTCTCGGAGTTCGTCTCGTCGTACGAGCCGGGACAGGCGGAGAAGACCGAGGTCGGGTACGTCACCGACGCCGGCGACGGCATCGCGCACGTCGAAGGTCTTCCCTCGGTCATGGCGAACGAGCTGATCCGCTTCGCGGACGGCACGCTCGGTCTCGCGCAGAACCTCGACGAAGACGAGATCGGCGTCGTCGTGCTCGGCGAGTTCACCGGCATCGAAGAGGGCATGGAGGTGACCCGCACTGGCGAGGTCCTCTCCGTTCCCGTCGGCGAGGGCTACCTCGGCCGTGTCGTCGACCCGCTCGGCCACCCGATCGACGGCCTCGGCGAGATCACCGGCCTCGAGGGCCGTCGTGCCCTCGAGCTGCAGGCGCCCGGCGTCATGCAGCGCAAGTCGGTGCACGAGCCGCTGCAGACCGGCATCAAGGCCATCGACGCGATGATCCCCGTCGGCCGCGGCCAGCGCCAGCTCATCATCGGCGACCGCCAGACCGGCAAGACGGCCATCGCGATCGACACGATCATCAACCAGAAGGCCAACTGGGAGACCGGCGACCCGTCGAAGCAGGTTCGCTGCATCTACGTCGCCGTCGGCCAGAAGGGCTCGACGATCGCCTCGGTGAAGGGCGCCCTCGAAGACGCCGGAGCCATGGAGTACACGACGATCGTCGCCGCTCCCGCCTCCGACCCGGCCGGCTTCAAGTACCTCGCACCGTACACCGGGTCGGCCATCGGCCAGCACTGGATGTACGACTCCAAGCACGTCCTCATCATCTTCGACGACCTGTCGAAGCAGGCCGAGGCCTACCGTGCCGTGTCGCTGCTCCTGCGTCGTCCGCCGGGACGCGAGGCGTACCCCGGTGACGTCTTCTACCTGCACTCGCGTCTGCTCGAGCGTTGCGCGAAGCTCTCCGATGAGCTCGGCGCCGGCTCGATGACGGGTCTGCCGATCATCGAGACCAAGGCCAACGACGTCTCGGCGTACATCCCGACCAACGTGATCTCGATCACCGACGGCCAGATCTTCCTCCAGTCCGACCTGTTCAACTCGAACCAGCGCCCCGCTGTCGACGTCGGCATCTCGGTCTCCCGAGTCGGCGGTGACGCACAGGTCAAGTCGATCAAGAAGGTCTCCGGCACGCTGAAGCTCGAGCTCGCGCAGTACCGCTCGCTCGAGGCCTTCGCGATGTTCGCATCCGACCTCGACGCGGCCAGCCGCCGTCAGCTCGCCCGAGGAGCACGCCTCACCGAGCTGCTGAAGCAGCCGCAGTACTCGCCGATGTCGGTCGAGAAGCAGGTCGTCTCGATCTGGGCCGGCACCAACGGCAAGCTCGATGAGGTTCCCGTCGAAGACATCCTCCGTTTCGAGAGCGAGCTGCACGACTTCCTCGCTCGCAACACCGAGGTGCTGAACTCGCTGCGCGAGACCAACGTGCTCTCCGACGAGACCGCGGCCGAACTCGCGACGGCAGTCGACACGTTCAAGCTCGAGTTCCAGACGGGTGAGGGCAAGCCGCTCGCCTCGGTCGGTTCCGAGCAGTTCGAGGCGATCGCTGCAGAAGAGGTCGTCCAGGAGAAGATCGTCAAGGGTCGCCGCTAG
- a CDS encoding AAA family ATPase produces the protein MQGEQPIERQFGDLSVTQLIVMAGLPGAGKSTIGEIVGARLGATVVSVDPIESAILRAGIEADQPTGLAAYLVAEEIAEKELDSGRTVIVDAVNAGEAARLQWRDLAERAEVRLRVIEVVCSDEELHRARLEKRERKLPHLEETTWRAVEQSLEGYAAWTGPSSALPRVTIDSIESLGSNVDAALAFIGS, from the coding sequence ATGCAGGGGGAGCAGCCGATCGAACGCCAGTTCGGTGACCTGAGTGTCACCCAGCTCATCGTCATGGCCGGGTTGCCGGGTGCGGGAAAGTCGACGATCGGAGAGATCGTCGGCGCCCGCCTCGGCGCCACGGTCGTGTCAGTCGACCCGATCGAGTCTGCGATCCTGCGGGCCGGCATCGAAGCCGACCAGCCGACCGGTCTCGCGGCATACCTCGTAGCCGAGGAGATCGCCGAGAAGGAGCTCGACTCGGGACGCACGGTGATCGTCGACGCGGTCAACGCCGGTGAGGCTGCGCGCCTGCAGTGGCGCGACCTCGCGGAGCGTGCCGAAGTGCGCCTGCGGGTGATCGAGGTCGTGTGCTCCGATGAGGAGTTGCACCGCGCCCGCCTCGAGAAGCGCGAGCGCAAGCTCCCGCACCTCGAGGAGACCACCTGGCGCGCCGTCGAGCAGAGCCTCGAGGGGTATGCGGCCTGGACCGGCCCGTCGTCGGCGCTGCCGCGAGTGACGATCGACAGCATCGAGTCGCTCGGGTCGAACGTCGACGCCGCACTCGCCTTCATCGGCTCGTAG
- a CDS encoding DNA-3-methyladenine glycosylase I yields the protein MPRPEIVVGDDGLARCGWGATDPEYRRYHDEEWGTPQHDPVRLFEKVCLEGFQAGLSWITILRRRPAFREVFHGFDAERVAAMTDDDVSRLLGDERIIRHRGKIEATIQNARATLELDLPIDELLWSFAPARRGVAPATFAEVPATTQESAAMSKELRRRGFRFVGPTTMYALMQAAGMVDDHLAACHRSASAVAA from the coding sequence ATTCCCAGACCCGAGATCGTCGTCGGCGACGACGGACTCGCCCGATGCGGGTGGGGCGCCACCGACCCCGAGTACCGCCGGTACCACGACGAGGAGTGGGGCACGCCGCAGCACGATCCGGTGCGGCTCTTCGAGAAGGTCTGCCTCGAGGGATTCCAGGCGGGTCTGTCGTGGATCACGATCCTTCGGCGTCGTCCGGCCTTCCGCGAGGTCTTCCACGGCTTCGATGCCGAACGTGTCGCCGCCATGACCGACGACGACGTCTCGCGCCTGCTCGGCGATGAGCGCATCATCCGTCACCGGGGCAAGATCGAGGCGACGATCCAGAACGCCCGTGCCACGCTCGAACTCGACCTGCCCATCGACGAGCTGTTGTGGAGCTTCGCACCCGCGCGGCGCGGGGTGGCGCCGGCCACGTTCGCCGAGGTGCCGGCGACGACGCAGGAGTCAGCGGCGATGAGCAAGGAGCTGCGCCGTCGCGGATTCCGCTTCGTCGGGCCGACGACGATGTACGCGCTCATGCAGGCGGCCGGCATGGTCGACGACCACCTGGCCGCGTGCCACCGATCGGCGAGTGCAGTCGCCGCGTGA